One Spirochaeta cellobiosiphila DSM 17781 DNA window includes the following coding sequences:
- the nudC gene encoding NAD(+) diphosphatase — protein MLYRLQDTLWDITPKGQHNKQTGKVILFQEDNIITFPGEKLFLEASEFEGISSQDPQYLATIDHITWSAFWVDDSFDLDNVELISLRDVGPLDEQIFVLAGRALSLRRWKQDHQFCGRCGKPLNYFDHEPGAHCDSCNLTAYPRISPCVIVLVYKGDQLLLARNVRFKDSGMYSTLAGFIESGESAEQAVHREIFEEVGIRVKNVQYLNSQSWPFPHQLMLGFEAEYDSGDISLQEEEIDDARWFAFDELPKRAPNLSIAGWMINRFIEKHQ, from the coding sequence ATGCTCTACCGTTTACAGGACACCCTATGGGATATCACTCCCAAAGGCCAGCATAATAAACAAACAGGTAAGGTTATTCTCTTTCAAGAGGATAATATTATTACTTTTCCTGGAGAAAAGCTATTTTTAGAGGCTTCTGAGTTCGAGGGGATTAGTTCGCAAGACCCTCAATACCTGGCTACCATAGATCATATAACTTGGAGTGCCTTCTGGGTGGATGATTCTTTTGACCTAGATAATGTTGAACTTATTAGTCTAAGAGATGTGGGGCCATTGGATGAACAAATATTTGTTCTTGCCGGAAGGGCTTTGAGTCTAAGACGTTGGAAACAGGATCATCAATTTTGTGGTCGCTGTGGAAAGCCACTTAACTATTTTGATCATGAACCGGGAGCCCATTGCGATAGTTGTAACTTAACTGCTTATCCCCGTATATCACCTTGTGTTATCGTTCTGGTCTACAAGGGAGATCAACTCCTTTTAGCCCGCAATGTACGTTTTAAAGACAGTGGTATGTATTCTACTTTAGCCGGTTTTATTGAATCCGGGGAATCAGCAGAACAAGCGGTTCACAGGGAAATCTTTGAAGAAGTAGGAATCCGGGTTAAGAATGTCCAGTATTTGAATAGTCAATCCTGGCCTTTTCCTCATCAATTAATGTTGGGATTTGAAGCAGAATACGATTCTGGTGATATCTCACTTCAAGAAGAAGAAATCGACGATGCCCGTTGGTTTGCCTTTGATGAATTACCAAAGAGAGCCCCCAACTTGAGCATCGCCGGATGGATGATAAATCGCTTCATTGAGAAGCATCAGTAA
- a CDS encoding beta-galactosidase small subunit codes for MRCVLSDVFLGLHGDRFEYLFSYDHGGPESIVIDHMQWLYRSPKPTYWRGTTCNDRGNGFGQRSHMWVGADLFTGVDSIQIIIDGQELPQYIAPYNNTFRGTAYETPKVVCIKYTYTTCTNPSTKVEVSYTITEDGNMTVDVHYHGKEGLPELPLFGIRFILPRPVESFIYKGLSGETYPDRRMGGIPGTYKVEGLPMTPYLVPQDCGMHIKTEYVTLRQEFQERKGTLTFAMKGQPFAFSALPYTALEIENATHQEELPPVRRTVLNILGAVRGVGGIDSWGSDVEEDFRIPGNKDIQYSFVIKP; via the coding sequence ATGCGCTGCGTTCTGAGTGATGTGTTCTTAGGTCTGCATGGAGATCGATTTGAATATTTGTTTTCCTATGATCATGGTGGACCAGAATCGATAGTTATTGACCATATGCAATGGCTATATAGAAGTCCTAAACCAACCTATTGGAGGGGAACAACCTGCAATGACAGAGGAAATGGGTTTGGGCAACGTTCCCATATGTGGGTGGGAGCTGATTTGTTTACAGGAGTTGATTCTATACAAATCATTATTGATGGACAGGAACTGCCCCAATACATAGCTCCTTATAATAATACTTTTAGAGGGACGGCCTATGAAACTCCTAAGGTAGTCTGTATAAAATATACCTATACAACCTGTACAAATCCTTCTACCAAAGTAGAAGTAAGCTATACCATAACAGAAGATGGGAATATGACCGTTGATGTTCATTATCACGGAAAAGAAGGTTTACCTGAACTACCGCTTTTTGGGATAAGATTTATCTTACCACGTCCTGTTGAAAGCTTTATCTATAAAGGTTTAAGTGGTGAGACTTATCCCGATAGAAGAATGGGAGGCATACCTGGTACCTATAAAGTAGAAGGTCTTCCTATGACTCCCTATTTGGTACCACAGGACTGTGGTATGCATATAAAGACAGAATATGTAACCCTTAGACAAGAATTTCAGGAAAGGAAAGGAACCTTAACCTTTGCCATGAAGGGACAACCTTTTGCCTTTAGCGCCCTCCCCTATACGGCTTTAGAAATAGAAAATGCTACCCATCAAGAAGAACTCCCCCCTGTCAGACGGACTGTACTTAATATACTAGGTGCTGTTAGAGGGGTAGGTGGTATTGACAGTTGGGGAAGTGATGTAGAAGAAGATTTTCGTATACCTGGGAATAAAGATATCCAATATTCCTTTGTTATAAAACCCTAA
- a CDS encoding glycoside hydrolase family 2 TIM barrel-domain containing protein, whose product MNTKPQLEWLTDPKVFRVNQLAAHSDHIHYDSWDNMTEDNRTCYMSLNGRWNFKWSRHYKERPMDFYKVEDKLEGFTKIDVPGHVELQGYDQIHYINTMYPWEGHVSLRPPEVDMDHNPVLSYVKNFDIPSSWTHQRTYIRFEGVEQAFYLYLNGHFIGYGEDSFTPSEFDLTPYIKEKDNKLAVEVYKRSKAAWVEDQDFFRFSGIFRPVSIYTKPKIHLDDMWAKTKLHEDKGSLQLDVQLSYQTPSKGFIEYSLEDENRVILQNKQELSGESSKICFPQQDIDRPKLWSNKTPYLYKLIIKLFDDKNNLIEVVPYHIGFRSIGLENKIIQFNGKRLIINGVNRHEWSAKKGRAIDTTEMEQDIQIILRNHINSIRTSHYPNRLEWYDLCDQNGIYLMAEVNLESHGSWQKMGAVEPSWNVPGDDPDWTALVLDRAKTVFETFKNHPSILFWSLGNESYAGTALVEMNQYFKQTDPSRLVHYEGVFHNPDLKSKISDVESQMYAPPERIEEYLKTDGSKPFILCEYMHCMGNSLGGIKTYDALLDKYPQYQGGYIWDMIDQALLVIDPYTGRKVLKYGGDFDDRPSDYEFSGNGILFADRTEKPCMQEVRYFYALRSE is encoded by the coding sequence ATGAATACAAAACCTCAGTTAGAATGGTTGACAGATCCAAAAGTCTTTCGAGTTAACCAATTAGCAGCTCATTCAGATCACATTCATTATGATAGTTGGGACAACATGACTGAAGATAATCGGACATGTTATATGAGCCTAAACGGACGATGGAACTTTAAATGGTCCCGTCATTATAAAGAAAGGCCTATGGACTTCTATAAAGTAGAGGACAAGCTGGAAGGGTTCACCAAAATCGATGTTCCTGGACATGTAGAATTACAAGGCTATGATCAAATTCATTATATAAACACCATGTATCCCTGGGAAGGGCATGTATCTTTGCGCCCCCCTGAAGTGGATATGGATCATAATCCTGTTCTATCTTATGTCAAAAACTTTGATATTCCCTCTTCCTGGACCCATCAAAGGACCTATATTCGTTTTGAGGGAGTAGAACAAGCTTTTTATCTCTATTTAAATGGTCATTTCATTGGTTATGGTGAGGACAGTTTTACTCCTAGTGAATTTGATTTAACTCCCTATATCAAAGAAAAGGATAATAAGTTAGCTGTAGAAGTGTATAAACGATCTAAAGCTGCCTGGGTTGAAGATCAGGATTTTTTCCGGTTCAGTGGAATATTCCGACCTGTAAGCATATATACAAAACCTAAAATACATCTGGATGATATGTGGGCTAAAACAAAACTGCATGAGGACAAAGGAAGTTTGCAACTTGATGTCCAATTGTCTTATCAAACTCCCTCAAAAGGTTTCATAGAATATAGCCTGGAAGATGAGAACCGTGTCATTTTACAAAACAAACAAGAACTAAGTGGGGAATCATCAAAAATATGCTTTCCCCAACAGGATATAGATCGTCCTAAATTATGGTCGAATAAAACACCTTATTTATACAAGCTCATTATTAAGCTTTTCGATGATAAGAATAATCTTATAGAAGTTGTGCCCTATCATATCGGTTTCCGAAGTATAGGACTGGAAAACAAGATCATCCAATTCAACGGAAAGCGTCTTATCATCAATGGCGTTAACCGTCATGAATGGAGTGCTAAGAAAGGTCGAGCTATTGATACAACGGAAATGGAACAGGATATACAGATTATTCTGCGTAACCACATCAACTCTATACGAACCAGTCATTATCCCAATCGTTTAGAATGGTATGACCTTTGTGATCAAAATGGTATTTATCTCATGGCAGAAGTGAATCTGGAAAGTCATGGATCATGGCAGAAGATGGGGGCTGTAGAACCATCATGGAATGTTCCTGGAGACGATCCTGATTGGACGGCATTAGTCTTGGACAGGGCTAAAACTGTATTTGAAACCTTCAAAAACCATCCCTCTATACTCTTTTGGTCTTTAGGTAATGAATCCTATGCAGGAACAGCTTTGGTAGAAATGAATCAGTATTTCAAACAAACTGATCCCTCCCGTCTCGTCCATTATGAAGGAGTCTTTCATAATCCAGATTTAAAATCCAAGATATCAGATGTGGAATCCCAAATGTATGCTCCCCCTGAACGTATAGAAGAGTATTTGAAGACAGATGGTTCCAAACCGTTCATCCTATGTGAGTACATGCATTGTATGGGTAATAGTTTGGGTGGAATCAAAACATATGATGCCCTATTGGATAAATACCCCCAATATCAAGGGGGCTATATTTGGGACATGATTGATCAGGCTCTTCTGGTTATAGATCCCTACACGGGTCGCAAAGTATTAAAGTACGGAGGAGATTTTGATGATAGACCGAGTGATTATGAATTCTCCGGTAATGGAATCCTGTTTGCGGATCGAACAGAAAAGCCCTGTATGCAAGAAGTGAGGTATTTTTATGCGCTGCGTTCTGAGTGA
- a CDS encoding carbohydrate ABC transporter permease, with amino-acid sequence MRKNVTVQLIKQVFCIAMVAIVAAPIILTLFAAFKDRADMVNTSPLLLPPLSRITWENFRTVLTNKYLLLGFKNTGIILGISLVFNVLFGTITAYIIERFQFPFKKIIVGLFFFGMLIPTFVTEIARFKLISGLGLYNTLRAPILIYIASDLMQLYIYRQFISTISASLDEAAIIDGCSYYGVFGRIIFPLLAPATATVCIIKSITIINDMYIPYLYMPKSKLRTLTTFLMNYANAQQGSWQTLAAGIIIIMIPTILLYLFFQKYILAGVVSGAVKE; translated from the coding sequence ATGAGAAAAAACGTTACCGTTCAGTTAATTAAACAAGTATTTTGTATAGCCATGGTAGCTATTGTAGCAGCGCCTATTATTTTAACCTTATTTGCTGCTTTCAAAGATAGAGCTGATATGGTTAATACATCCCCCCTATTACTTCCCCCTCTTAGCCGTATCACCTGGGAAAACTTTAGAACCGTACTTACGAATAAATATTTACTATTAGGGTTCAAAAACACAGGAATTATACTGGGGATAAGTTTGGTCTTCAATGTTCTTTTTGGAACCATAACTGCCTATATTATTGAACGTTTTCAGTTCCCCTTTAAAAAGATAATAGTTGGACTCTTTTTCTTTGGAATGTTAATACCTACCTTTGTCACAGAGATAGCCCGATTTAAACTCATTAGCGGATTGGGATTATACAATACACTGAGAGCTCCTATCCTTATATATATAGCCAGTGATTTAATGCAGCTCTATATATACAGACAATTTATCAGCACCATTTCTGCATCCCTGGATGAAGCAGCCATTATTGATGGATGTTCCTATTATGGTGTATTTGGAAGAATTATCTTTCCTTTATTAGCACCGGCAACAGCCACAGTATGTATCATAAAGTCCATCACAATAATCAATGATATGTATATTCCTTACTTGTATATGCCCAAAAGTAAGTTGAGAACCCTAACAACATTCTTAATGAACTATGCCAATGCACAACAAGGATCATGGCAAACTCTTGCAGCTGGAATCATTATTATTATGATCCCTACTATATTACTCTACCTCTTTTTCCAAAAATATATTCTGGCAGGGGTTGTTTCTGGAGCAGTCAAAGAATGA
- a CDS encoding carbohydrate ABC transporter permease: protein MGTLKKQKMVFILTALLVPISLLIAFVIVPGLDLFRISATDWDGLSQSYQFVGFQNYIDMFHNKDLWGSLKNNMVYFVIHLLMIPVELMFAVLLTSKLRAAKFYKTTVFLPYIINGVAISYAFSYFFSPINGAFNAILETMHLSGLIRNWLSDAGIVNYVLAFVSLWRFSGYHVVLFMAALQSIPQDIHEAALVDGANPLQIFKYIQVPSIMLMVDFILFDNIRGALQVFDIPFVITNGGPGYASSTFTLYTIKTAFTFSKFGLAATMAVAIMFMIILIFLIQNILIHKVVLREGKKR from the coding sequence ATGGGTACTTTAAAGAAACAAAAAATGGTCTTCATTTTAACAGCATTGCTGGTTCCGATATCCCTTTTAATAGCTTTTGTTATCGTTCCTGGTTTGGATCTATTCCGAATTAGTGCAACAGATTGGGATGGATTATCACAATCCTATCAGTTTGTTGGATTCCAGAACTACATTGATATGTTTCACAACAAAGATCTGTGGGGATCTCTCAAAAACAACATGGTGTATTTTGTTATTCACCTTCTCATGATTCCAGTTGAATTAATGTTCGCCGTCTTATTAACCAGCAAGTTACGGGCAGCCAAGTTCTATAAGACAACAGTATTTTTGCCCTATATTATAAATGGTGTAGCCATCAGTTATGCCTTTTCCTATTTTTTCTCTCCTATTAATGGCGCCTTTAATGCCATATTAGAAACCATGCATCTCTCTGGATTGATTCGCAATTGGTTAAGTGATGCAGGTATTGTAAATTATGTCCTAGCCTTTGTATCTTTATGGCGCTTTAGTGGATACCATGTGGTACTCTTTATGGCAGCCCTACAATCTATCCCCCAGGACATTCATGAAGCAGCTCTTGTTGATGGAGCGAATCCCTTACAAATATTCAAGTACATTCAAGTTCCCTCTATTATGTTGATGGTGGACTTCATCTTATTTGATAACATACGGGGAGCTTTGCAAGTATTCGATATTCCCTTTGTTATTACCAATGGAGGGCCGGGATATGCCTCATCAACCTTCACCTTATACACAATCAAAACCGCTTTTACTTTCAGTAAGTTTGGTTTAGCAGCCACAATGGCAGTAGCCATAATGTTTATGATTATCTTGATATTCCTTATCCAGAATATCCTCATACATAAAGTCGTACTAAGGGAGGGAAAGAAAAGATGA
- a CDS encoding ABC transporter substrate-binding protein: MRKTNYLILGMAVLILTAGVSCSKGNAKSDDPYSGTITFTIWDNNLNDFIESQDMVAKFQEKYPNADVEVEKIKDDSEYWNSMKMRASANQLPDVMFNKPFTLSRFKDYLVDLSDTEANKNNQLADGYAINGKVLGIPMTSGYEYVYYWKDLFEKAGVEVPTTWSELEEVSQKLQNYYSKTNPDFIALGIGLKDEWPDYPFMEFGPALESGNGQYWNMMATQDRPFEKGTDIRKVYEKIYDLYTSGVLGKDPLGLGNDQITNLFATKNIAIFASGDWSLQNITKGAESIDDLGTFYLPVRDSESDPYNVIVQGDSFMGITTHSKQPELAKAFLEWFYSEDWYPDYLNYVSSASSMSNFPKAKEAVLAEADKNTPDMTLVMYDGGGDNFMAIQNETAFDYKKLGAQMLTPNFDLDQKLSELNDKWEAARDKLNIQ; the protein is encoded by the coding sequence ATGAGAAAAACGAATTACCTTATTCTTGGAATGGCAGTTCTTATCCTAACGGCTGGGGTAAGTTGTTCAAAGGGTAATGCTAAATCTGATGATCCCTATAGTGGAACAATCACCTTTACAATCTGGGACAATAACCTAAATGATTTTATTGAGTCCCAGGACATGGTAGCGAAGTTCCAGGAAAAATATCCCAATGCGGATGTGGAAGTCGAAAAAATCAAGGATGACTCAGAATACTGGAACAGTATGAAGATGCGTGCTTCTGCTAATCAGTTACCTGACGTTATGTTTAATAAGCCTTTCACTTTATCAAGATTCAAAGATTATCTTGTTGACCTATCAGATACTGAGGCAAATAAAAATAATCAATTAGCAGATGGTTATGCTATTAATGGAAAAGTTCTTGGTATCCCCATGACTAGTGGATATGAGTATGTATACTACTGGAAAGATCTCTTTGAAAAAGCAGGAGTTGAAGTTCCAACAACCTGGTCAGAATTAGAAGAAGTAAGCCAGAAGCTACAGAACTATTATAGTAAGACCAATCCTGACTTTATAGCTTTAGGTATAGGTCTTAAAGACGAATGGCCTGACTATCCTTTCATGGAATTTGGTCCGGCACTTGAAAGTGGTAATGGCCAGTACTGGAATATGATGGCCACACAGGACAGACCATTTGAAAAAGGAACAGATATCCGAAAAGTATATGAAAAGATATACGACCTCTACACAAGCGGTGTTCTTGGTAAGGATCCCTTAGGCTTAGGAAATGATCAAATCACAAATCTATTTGCGACAAAAAACATTGCCATATTTGCCTCTGGAGACTGGTCCCTGCAAAACATCACTAAAGGTGCAGAATCAATTGATGATTTGGGAACCTTCTACCTACCTGTAAGAGACTCCGAATCAGATCCTTACAATGTAATAGTACAAGGAGATTCCTTTATGGGAATCACAACTCATTCCAAACAACCTGAATTGGCAAAAGCCTTTTTGGAATGGTTCTATTCAGAAGATTGGTATCCCGATTATTTGAATTATGTATCTAGTGCCTCTTCAATGAGTAATTTTCCTAAAGCAAAAGAAGCAGTCCTAGCAGAAGCTGATAAGAATACACCAGACATGACATTAGTTATGTATGATGGTGGTGGCGATAACTTTATGGCCATCCAAAACGAAACAGCTTTTGACTACAAAAAGCTAGGAGCCCAGATGTTAACACCTAATTTTGATCTTGATCAAAAGTTATCTGAGCTTAATGACAAATGGGAAGCCGCCAGGGACAAACTTAACATTCAATAA
- a CDS encoding helix-turn-helix domain-containing protein: protein MTSKNMTIKQIYYKSFITLIVLPILIVFVITLPIIHNIIKSQSLDNIRIRQSNIKDTLVREYETMSIRLSHLVYVNNNNLLDIIASIDTKDPGERHQYEQELNKAAQLALVPVSHIIGMNIYMKSGRIINYKNEVELTEEDIRNNIIPATPSLVSNKVYVGSSNKNQEVYQGAGKSALILVAALQPDVLTDRSEKISLITMYDLSEISKLIHRYDSEEQGYTIITSGENQDQLVYAGKIDSQLLNGYLGKLSLPGYTISKTPINLKDKHLNIITITKTASLTKHFNVISTIILSVILVILLLFTVFSRMFLQNIVHPILTMWKSLKKVEEGQLDIYVEPMGCLEVSTMTHSFNSMVLRIKALIDDYENRINEQNGTPQNIFMDLIKKNISPEDIIKKNNTYFTQPFLIIGLQLKNHTKDLVKSLYQVPHFASHCLIEQFQDDYYIVHYQLQSVYNESQIIHMLHDLDSIVLKETHSNLQAILRKPLSDLTLIEEEIKILGQLKGLFEITPQKPYMILDEDQTQRLLQGIGQYKEWAHAVYLGDEKKENDQRQQFINHIETESISLARDEIVSLLLAFVQEFNKENLSLSQLLGDNKSDYIDTINNIETVTELILFINNIIRTLLDYSLKQLGQHWTDHVTLAKRYIINNYRNPELSLGVVAEYVQLNENYFATQFHQEAGETFLSYVTGLRIHKAKQLIETTNFKIYEIAHKVGYASPEHFNRVFKKEVGKSPSKWGKDLQNVKNNQ from the coding sequence ATGACCTCAAAGAATATGACAATCAAGCAAATATATTATAAGTCCTTTATAACATTAATCGTCTTGCCCATCCTTATTGTGTTCGTCATCACATTACCTATTATCCATAACATAATAAAAAGTCAGTCCCTGGATAATATAAGAATTCGGCAATCGAACATCAAAGATACTCTGGTAAGAGAATATGAAACCATGTCTATCCGATTGTCTCATCTAGTTTATGTTAATAATAATAACTTACTGGATATCATAGCATCTATAGACACAAAGGATCCCGGGGAAAGGCATCAGTATGAGCAGGAATTAAACAAAGCGGCTCAATTGGCACTAGTTCCGGTCTCTCATATCATTGGAATGAATATCTATATGAAAAGTGGTCGAATCATCAATTATAAAAACGAAGTGGAACTTACAGAAGAAGACATCCGTAATAATATAATCCCTGCCACTCCTTCCTTAGTTAGTAATAAAGTCTATGTGGGATCAAGTAACAAAAATCAAGAAGTCTATCAAGGAGCTGGTAAAAGTGCTCTTATTCTGGTAGCTGCTTTACAGCCTGATGTACTAACAGATCGATCAGAGAAGATAAGCCTCATTACCATGTATGATTTGTCTGAAATCTCAAAGCTTATTCATCGTTATGATAGTGAAGAACAAGGCTATACCATCATTACCAGTGGAGAAAACCAAGATCAATTAGTCTATGCCGGTAAGATCGATTCCCAATTATTAAATGGGTACCTAGGAAAGCTAAGTTTACCAGGATATACCATAAGCAAAACACCCATAAATCTAAAAGATAAGCACTTGAATATCATAACCATTACGAAGACAGCCAGTTTGACCAAACATTTCAATGTTATATCGACTATCATTCTCTCTGTTATTCTTGTTATCTTGTTGCTATTCACGGTTTTCTCCCGAATGTTTCTACAGAACATTGTTCATCCTATACTTACAATGTGGAAGAGTTTGAAAAAGGTTGAAGAAGGTCAGCTTGATATATATGTAGAACCAATGGGATGTTTAGAAGTAAGCACTATGACTCATTCCTTCAACTCAATGGTTTTGAGGATAAAAGCTCTCATAGATGATTATGAAAATCGAATAAATGAACAAAATGGCACTCCCCAGAATATCTTTATGGATCTGATCAAGAAAAACATTAGCCCTGAAGATATCATCAAGAAAAACAATACATACTTTACACAGCCCTTCCTAATAATTGGTCTACAACTGAAAAACCATACCAAGGACCTAGTGAAAAGCTTATATCAAGTCCCCCATTTTGCCTCCCATTGCCTCATAGAGCAGTTCCAGGATGACTACTACATTGTTCATTATCAACTTCAGTCCGTATATAACGAGAGTCAAATCATTCATATGCTCCATGATTTAGATAGCATTGTCTTAAAAGAAACGCATAGCAACCTACAGGCTATCCTACGGAAACCACTTTCAGATTTAACATTGATAGAGGAAGAAATAAAGATACTGGGACAGCTTAAAGGACTCTTTGAAATCACCCCCCAAAAGCCATATATGATCCTGGATGAAGACCAAACACAAAGATTACTACAAGGAATAGGTCAATATAAAGAATGGGCCCATGCGGTCTACCTGGGTGATGAAAAAAAAGAAAATGATCAAAGACAACAGTTTATTAACCACATTGAGACAGAATCCATTTCACTAGCAAGAGATGAAATCGTTAGTTTACTTCTGGCGTTCGTTCAGGAATTTAACAAAGAAAACCTGTCCCTAAGTCAATTACTGGGGGATAACAAATCAGATTACATTGATACAATTAACAATATAGAAACGGTGACAGAATTAATTCTATTTATTAATAATATAATCAGAACATTACTGGATTACAGCCTCAAACAGTTAGGACAGCATTGGACAGATCATGTGACATTAGCCAAACGTTACATTATTAACAATTACAGAAATCCAGAATTGTCCCTAGGTGTTGTAGCTGAATATGTACAATTGAATGAGAATTATTTTGCAACCCAATTCCATCAAGAAGCAGGAGAGACTTTTCTATCCTATGTAACAGGACTTCGTATCCATAAAGCTAAACAATTAATCGAAACAACTAACTTCAAGATATACGAAATAGCACATAAAGTGGGTTATGCCAGTCCTGAGCATTTCAATAGGGTTTTTAAAAAAGAAGTAGGAAAAAGCCCCTCAAAATGGGGAAAAGACCTACAAAATGTGAAGAATAATCAATAA
- a CDS encoding MarR family winged helix-turn-helix transcriptional regulator: MLRNSTGDIGFIIHLVSNKIRKHANQELETEGITAKQGRFLYYLHEHAHEKVTQKDLQVHFEISHPTATGIIKRLEQKGYVSSKVDTCDKRSKIIELTPKEMELNEKMELCRIKIEQEINKNLTKSEKSELIRLLFKVYENIKE, from the coding sequence ATGCTACGTAATAGTACCGGGGATATAGGTTTTATAATTCATCTTGTATCTAATAAGATTAGAAAACATGCTAATCAAGAATTGGAAACTGAAGGAATAACGGCTAAGCAAGGTAGATTTTTATATTATCTTCATGAACATGCTCATGAGAAGGTTACTCAAAAGGATCTGCAGGTTCATTTTGAGATATCACATCCAACGGCTACAGGAATTATTAAGCGTCTAGAACAAAAAGGATATGTGAGTTCCAAAGTTGATACTTGTGATAAGCGATCTAAAATTATCGAGTTAACACCAAAAGAAATGGAACTAAATGAAAAAATGGAACTCTGTCGTATAAAGATAGAGCAAGAGATAAATAAAAATTTAACAAAAAGCGAAAAATCAGAACTCATTAGACTGTTATTCAAGGTCTATGAGAATATAAAGGAATAG